One Acidobacteriota bacterium genomic region harbors:
- the typA gene encoding translational GTPase TypA: MPTTSRDHIRNLAVIAHVDHGKTTLLDAMLRQGGVFRDHQEVQDRVMDSMDLERERGITILAKNTAIDFRGTRLNIVDTPGHSDFGGEVERALHMVDGALLLVDSSEGPLPQTRFVLLKALAARLPLVLVVNKIDRADARVEEVISEVYDLLIDLGATDEQIELPVLLTDARRGVAHRRLDDGSESLLPLFETILEAIPAPRGDLEAPPRFLVTNLDYDPYLGQLALGRLLDGVLETGRTYAQAREDGSLCRFRLSALLGFQGLTRVKVPRAEAGEIVMLAGMDEVRIGDTITDPDNPVIEPRIYVDEPTVSMVFMVNDGPFAGREGSRVTSRQIKDRLENEVRRNVALELRPTDRADAIEVCGRGELQLAVLLETMRREGFELLVSRPRVIEREENGQRLEPFERIHLDLQEDYVGVVTEKLSLRRSRMVNLVNTGSGRARLEFICPSRALIGFRGEFLTDTRGTGVINSQLEGYGPWAGEIPRRKSGAMVADRPGRVTAYASYSLEERGEIFVSPGDEVYQGMIVGERNRAGDLDVNIVREKKLTNMRSATADTFVTLRPPRRMGLEAAIEFIADDELVEITPQAVRLRKRTLDPSRREVERKRARSEAG, encoded by the coding sequence ATGCCTACCACTTCCCGAGATCATATCCGCAACCTCGCCGTCATCGCCCACGTGGACCACGGCAAAACGACCCTGCTCGACGCCATGCTGCGCCAGGGGGGCGTCTTCAGGGACCATCAGGAGGTTCAGGATCGGGTGATGGACTCGATGGACCTCGAGCGCGAGCGGGGGATCACCATCCTGGCGAAGAACACCGCCATCGACTTCCGGGGAACGAGACTGAACATCGTCGACACCCCTGGACACTCCGACTTCGGCGGCGAGGTGGAGCGCGCGCTGCACATGGTCGACGGCGCCCTGCTCCTGGTCGACTCCAGCGAGGGCCCCCTGCCCCAAACCCGCTTCGTGCTGCTCAAGGCCCTGGCCGCGCGGCTTCCCCTGGTGCTGGTGGTGAACAAGATCGACCGTGCCGACGCCCGGGTCGAAGAGGTGATCTCCGAGGTCTACGACCTGCTGATCGACCTGGGAGCCACCGACGAGCAGATCGAGCTGCCGGTGCTGCTCACCGATGCGCGCCGGGGCGTGGCCCACCGCCGCCTGGACGACGGCTCGGAAAGCCTGCTGCCCCTGTTCGAAACGATCCTCGAGGCGATACCCGCTCCCCGGGGCGATCTCGAAGCCCCGCCGCGCTTCCTGGTCACCAACCTGGACTACGACCCCTACCTCGGTCAGCTCGCACTGGGCCGGCTGCTCGACGGTGTGCTGGAGACGGGACGGACCTACGCCCAGGCAAGGGAAGACGGTTCCCTGTGTCGTTTCCGCCTGTCGGCCCTGCTCGGCTTCCAGGGCCTGACGCGGGTCAAGGTCCCGCGCGCCGAAGCCGGTGAAATCGTGATGCTGGCCGGTATGGACGAAGTGCGCATCGGCGACACGATCACAGACCCCGACAACCCGGTGATCGAGCCGCGGATCTACGTCGACGAACCGACGGTATCGATGGTCTTCATGGTCAACGACGGCCCGTTCGCCGGCCGCGAAGGCAGCCGCGTCACCTCGCGCCAGATCAAGGACCGGCTGGAGAACGAGGTACGCCGCAACGTGGCCCTGGAACTCCGACCCACCGACCGGGCCGACGCGATCGAGGTCTGTGGCAGGGGCGAACTGCAACTGGCCGTGCTGCTCGAAACCATGCGCCGGGAAGGCTTCGAACTGCTGGTCTCCCGCCCCCGGGTGATCGAGCGCGAAGAGAACGGCCAGCGACTCGAACCCTTCGAGCGGATTCACCTGGACCTGCAGGAAGATTACGTCGGCGTGGTCACGGAGAAACTCTCCCTGCGCCGCAGTCGGATGGTCAATCTGGTCAATACCGGTTCGGGGCGCGCCCGGCTCGAGTTCATCTGTCCTTCGAGGGCGCTGATCGGCTTTCGCGGAGAGTTCCTCACCGATACCCGCGGCACCGGCGTGATCAACAGCCAGCTCGAAGGCTACGGACCCTGGGCCGGCGAGATTCCCCGGCGCAAGAGCGGCGCCATGGTGGCCGATCGACCGGGCCGCGTCACGGCCTACGCCAGCTACAGCCTCGAGGAGCGGGGCGAGATCTTCGTCTCCCCCGGTGACGAGGTCTACCAGGGGATGATCGTCGGCGAGCGCAACCGGGCCGGCGACCTGGATGTCAACATCGTGCGGGAAAAGAAGCTCACCAACATGCGCTCGGCCACCGCCGACACCTTCGTCACCCTGCGCCCCCCGCGGCGCATGGGCCTGGAGGCGGCGATCGAGTTCATCGCCGACGATGAGCTGGTGGAGATCACGCCCCAGGCCGTACGCCTGCGCAAGCGCACGCTCGACCCGTCCCGTCGCGAGGTCGAGCGCAAGCGCGCGCGCTCGGAAGCCGGCTAG